Proteins from a genomic interval of Polaribacter sp. Q13:
- a CDS encoding endo-1,4-beta-xylanase: MKKTKFTFMLIGILMLAITACNNDKTPKETSNNLSVSKSNEDMALKHAFEKRFLLGSAINDDIVSGKENVLNQIVKKEFNTITPENCMKAESVNPAPGVYNFKAADEFVAFGKENNMFIVGHTLIWHNQTPAWFFTNKKGEANTPKEQKEQLRTYIKTVAGRYAGKVQAWDVVNEVMDNDGSYRPTIWVNSIGDGDEMVKLAFKYASEYAPDTELYYNDFNAWRPEKREGIVRMVKMLQKEGIRIDGVGIQAHWGLNFPKNEYIQQAIDAYSALGIKVMITELDVDVLPLTKEGQIIGKSMMEPQFQLEEFKTFFDPYKNGLPEDVEKQLANRYKEIFEIFLKNKDKIDRVTFWGVHDGMSWKNDYPIPNRTNYPLLYDRNIQPKLAREAILETVLNWIN; this comes from the coding sequence ATGAAAAAAACAAAATTCACTTTTATGCTAATTGGTATTTTAATGCTTGCAATTACTGCATGTAATAATGATAAAACACCAAAAGAAACTAGTAATAATTTATCTGTATCTAAATCTAACGAGGATATGGCACTAAAACACGCTTTTGAAAAACGTTTTTTATTAGGTAGTGCAATAAACGATGATATTGTTTCTGGAAAAGAGAATGTTTTAAACCAAATTGTAAAAAAGGAGTTCAATACAATTACACCAGAAAATTGTATGAAAGCAGAATCTGTAAATCCAGCTCCTGGAGTTTATAATTTTAAAGCTGCAGATGAATTTGTTGCTTTTGGAAAAGAAAATAACATGTTTATTGTTGGACACACTTTAATATGGCATAACCAAACACCTGCTTGGTTTTTTACCAATAAAAAAGGAGAGGCTAATACTCCTAAAGAGCAAAAGGAGCAGTTACGAACCTACATTAAAACAGTTGCAGGTAGATATGCAGGAAAAGTACAAGCTTGGGATGTGGTAAATGAGGTAATGGATAATGATGGTTCATACAGACCAACAATATGGGTAAATAGTATTGGTGACGGTGATGAAATGGTAAAACTAGCCTTTAAATATGCAAGTGAATATGCACCAGATACAGAACTGTATTATAATGATTTTAATGCTTGGCGACCAGAAAAGAGAGAAGGTATAGTACGCATGGTAAAAATGCTTCAAAAAGAAGGAATTCGTATAGATGGAGTTGGTATTCAAGCACACTGGGGTCTTAATTTCCCTAAAAACGAATACATTCAGCAAGCTATTGATGCATATTCTGCACTTGGGATAAAAGTAATGATTACGGAGTTAGATGTTGATGTTTTGCCTTTAACAAAAGAAGGGCAAATTATTGGAAAAAGTATGATGGAACCTCAATTTCAATTGGAAGAATTTAAAACTTTTTTTGATCCTTATAAAAACGGTTTGCCAGAAGATGTGGAAAAACAATTGGCAAATAGATATAAAGAAATATTTGAGATTTTCTTAAAAAATAAAGATAAAATAGACAGAGTAACTTTTTGGGGTGTTCATGATGGAATGTCTTGGAAGAATGACTATCCTATACCAAATAGAACAAATTATCCTCTTTTGTATGATAGAAATATACAACCTAAATTGGCCAGAGAAGCTATTTTGGAAACAGTATTAAATTGGATTAATTGA
- a CDS encoding helix-turn-helix domain-containing protein: protein MIKEFRSGCPISSALDVVGDKWSLLIIRDMLIKHKKTFKEISDSDERIAPSILSARLKLLESYKLISKTKIPENKKENIYLLTEKGIRLTPIIVEFSLWGDTNMREFNKINDIEGLNSDKSYFIQSVQDSYNSMLLNF from the coding sequence ATGATAAAAGAATTTCGCTCTGGCTGTCCAATCTCTTCTGCATTAGATGTTGTAGGTGATAAATGGTCTTTGTTAATTATCCGAGATATGTTAATTAAACATAAAAAAACATTCAAAGAAATATCTGATTCAGACGAAAGGATTGCTCCAAGTATTTTGTCTGCACGATTAAAGTTATTGGAATCTTATAAATTAATATCCAAGACAAAAATACCTGAAAATAAAAAAGAGAATATTTATTTGTTAACCGAAAAAGGAATTCGATTAACTCCAATAATCGTTGAATTCAGTTTGTGGGGCGATACTAATATGCGAGAATTTAATAAAATAAACGATATAGAGGGTTTGAATTCAGATAAGTCTTATTTTATTCAATCTGTTCAAGATAGTTATAATTCTATGTTGCTTAATTTCTAA
- a CDS encoding SMP-30/gluconolactonase/LRE family protein: MKINIKLFKTFLGFKHIIFFIVLCTSCNAQNKKSNQIIGDGAELVLISNDFEFTEGPATDKEGNVFFTDQPNDRILKWDAKTNLVSEYMKPSGRSNGLYFDNNGNLLSAADKKNELWRIKPNKEVTVLVDNYEHKKLNGPNDLWVNATGGIYFTDPYYQRDWWSHKKPQQKENRVYYLAPNTDKPIIVSNDNYVQPNGIIGSKDGRKLYVADQADNKTFVFDVQENGNLTNRKLFTTMGSDGMTIDNKGNIYLSGTDGVTVFNVDSEKIQQIAVPQGWTANVTFGGKNQKKLFITAMSSVYTLEMNVQGVRYGN, encoded by the coding sequence ATAGTATTATGCACCTCATGTAATGCTCAAAACAAAAAGAGCAATCAAATTATAGGCGATGGTGCAGAATTGGTCTTAATTTCAAATGATTTTGAATTTACGGAAGGGCCAGCAACAGATAAAGAAGGGAATGTTTTTTTTACCGACCAACCCAATGACAGAATTTTAAAATGGGATGCAAAAACCAATTTAGTATCTGAGTATATGAAACCCTCAGGTCGTTCAAATGGGCTTTATTTTGATAATAATGGTAACCTATTGTCTGCCGCAGATAAAAAAAACGAATTATGGCGTATTAAACCAAATAAAGAGGTAACTGTACTTGTAGATAACTATGAGCATAAAAAACTTAACGGCCCAAATGATCTTTGGGTTAATGCTACAGGAGGTATTTATTTTACAGACCCTTATTATCAACGTGATTGGTGGTCTCATAAAAAGCCACAACAAAAAGAAAATAGAGTCTATTATTTAGCCCCAAATACAGATAAACCTATTATTGTATCTAATGATAATTACGTACAGCCCAATGGTATTATTGGTTCTAAAGATGGTAGAAAATTGTATGTAGCAGACCAAGCAGACAATAAAACCTTTGTTTTTGATGTGCAAGAAAACGGAAATTTAACGAATAGAAAATTATTTACAACTATGGGATCTGATGGAATGACGATAGATAATAAGGGAAATATTTATTTATCAGGAACTGATGGTGTTACAGTTTTTAATGTTGATAGTGAAAAAATTCAACAAATTGCAGTGCCGCAGGGTTGGACTGCGAATGTAACTTTTGGTGGGAAAAATCAAAAAAAACTTTTTATAACAGCGATGAGTTCAGTGTATACTTTAGAGATGAATGTACAAGGTGTTCGATATGGGAATTAA